Below is a window of Macadamia integrifolia cultivar HAES 741 unplaced genomic scaffold, SCU_Mint_v3 scaffold664, whole genome shotgun sequence DNA.
aaaaaatgttttgatgcccttttagaaaaaaaatcagcgtaaaaaaaaaaaaaaaaaaaaaaaagaggagttcTATGAATCCAAATTATATGAAACACAAAAATGTGTTTCTGTCTCGGAAATACTAGTTTGGAACATAAATGTTGCTTTACACAACTTAGTGTTCTTCTTTCCGCTTCTCAGCCGAAGGCTTGAATTTTCCAAggagttttcttttccttattagGGAAAGAAACATATGCATGCATTTCTCCTTGAAGGGAGTTCGATAAAAAATGACCGAGTAAAAACAATCGTAGTCAAGAAAGTCGATCTTTATATCtctaagaagatgaagaaggggCTTCCTCTTCCAATTCATAATCCCACAACTGCCTATGGGAATCAAAGTCCCAAGAAAAGCTCTGGTGAAATGAAGGAACAATTAAATTAATAGTTTGAACCTTTCTTTCTTGACACTGAGGAAATATCTTGTTCTGTTTCTTTGGTTTCTCAGGGTTACAATCCTACTTATATTTTCACTTGGATGTACTGGCCATGACTCTCTCCCTCCCTGTCTCAACTAGATGATGGACTGAAAATGTGTCAAATCATCATGTCAACTCGTGAAATTTAaagtaaaatataataattatttattaCTTTTTGCTATCTTCTTGTAAGGTTGCTAGGCATTTTCTAGTTGAGTTTGTTGCGTTGGCCCTGACCTAATCTGCATGGTGGTATTTCCTTCTCTCATATGGGAATGAGTGGAAATGCTGGATACCAATCTTTAGTGATTGTTGTCACTTACCCCTTTTCATCAAGTCCCATCCATGTGAAGAATGTTTATTTTGTAGATCTGTGTTGGAAGTGAATTTGGTAAATCTGTTTTTCAAAATGTTCTTCTGTTGCAGGACTTGGATATTTCACAAGATTTGGTACTGCACAATGCCGATGAACAGACAGTTCGTAGTCTGAATGGGTGCAGAGTTACTGATCAAATTTTACGTTTGGTGCCAAATATTCAGGTTGTTCAAtttctttctaaattttaatttcacATGTATTAGCATGTTGATTTCAATTTGTTCTCTTATTTTCTGATGTCTTTCATGCAGAATTTTCGTACGACTTTGAGATGCATGAGATTTTGGGCAAAAAGGCGGGGTGTTTATTCGAATGTAAGGCAGTTTTTCTGAGAAATAGACAGGTTACGctgtatttttttcctcttctctatTATTGGTTAGGTGTTTTATTATATGtatatcaaaatttttttttttctgtctgtAATGTTCAGGTGGCTGGGTTTCTTGGTGGTATAAACTGGGCATTACTGGCTGCTCGCATCTGCCAGCTATACCCAAATGCACTACCCAGTATGTTGGTATCTCGATTCTTCAGGGTGTATACCCAATGGCGATGGCCAAATCCAGTCATGCTATGTGCCATTGAAGAAGGGTCTCTAGGATTACCTGTTTGGGATCCAAGAAGGTATCCCCGAGATAGACTTCATACAATGCCCATAATAACTCCTGCTTACCCTTGCATGAACTCTAGCTACAATGTTTCATCGAGCACGTTGCGTGTAATGACAGAGGAGTTCCAGAGGGGAAATGAAATATGTGAGGTATTAAGCAATAAATCTTTCTACTTGTGGTATTAATTTGTTCCATGATTTTAGCTGCCATTTAGTTTATATTGACAGCTCTATGCAATAAATTGATGTAGAACAGGGTTTGTGTGGTGCATCCTAggcaaacagttttttttttttatattatttccAAAAGACCTTGTTACCTTTTGCTTGTGTGGATgtggaaatttctgtttctgaatAGAATGGTGGGAATATTCAGTAATCGATGTACCCTCTAGATAGAAAATCATGGGCAGATTATACATTTGCATTCTACATGGGAATATTTTGGTGCGTCGATCTACTATTGGTCAGTTGATTAGTTGTTTCTGTGGGATCCTGGGCCTCTCATTTgtgtattttattttgttttaccttttaccTTTTGCTGTTTCTTTGCTCAAGTTAGAAGAGGTGACATTTCCTTTCTTTGGGCGTGGGTTGATGAGTGGTTGGAAACCCACTTTTTGGTGTATCAACACATGCTGCATTTTGATTTAACTCTCTTTGAATGCATCTGTGATCGATTGACGAGTGGTTGGAAACCCACTTATTGGTGTATCAACCCTTGCTGCATGTTGGTTTAACTCTCTTTGGATGCATCTGTGTTGGATATTTTCCCTTATTGGAAGTTCTGTTACTACAGCTAGTTATGCTTCAAGCTATATCTTAGTCCTTCTGTAGTTGCTTGTACCCAGGAAAACAAGAACATAGTTACTCTGGACAATATAAATTGGACACAgggcaaacaaaaaaaacttgGACACAGGAACATATGTACTAATGAGGGTTCTGGTAGTGTAAGCCCACTATGGCACGAAAATATCCATAAGCTTCTTACGGAAAGTTAGACACCTCAAAATAAGAAACTAGAAAAAGGTAAATTGTAACGGTTCATCGGGCAGTGGTAGTTTGATTCCAATTTCCAAGAGTAATTGCATTGGCAGTTAATGGAGCACTGTGTTGAGTTGTCACAGCATCTAGGCCAACCAAGGCGGTTGAGGGGTAAAAAACtaaggtgacaccaacaaggtgccAAGGCGCCTAGGCAGTCATAAAAAAACCACCTGGACGCTTAGGtggtgccttgacaactatagtGTGTTCACAACATCATTTTCTTATGGGTAAATTACATCTGAAGTACCCAACATTTGAGAAAAGTATGTTTGGGGTACCTCATGTTTGAAAAGTGATGTTTGATGTACACTTATTAGCTTAGTTCTACTCCAAACCAGAAATATTTCCAAGTTTGCCCATATTCATTTCTCAACCCCACTCCCACCCTGACCCCACCTTCACCTGCACTTCTGCTTCCACCTCCACTTCCACCCTCCGCCACCACCTCCAGCACCTCACTAGCACCACATCGCCTTCTGTCCTAAGTATCAGTCGGTCTACTCAGCACCTATCCATATTGATGGTCATAAATGACTAGCTAAACTATGGCATATGGATGTTTCATATTAGATAATACGGAATTTACTGTATCAAGTCATGCTGCAATGTCGATAATATAAATATCAGTATTGAGAGGTTTTTTGCCTGCCTCAACATGAATATTTCAAGCATATGGTCGTCCACAAGCTGACCATACTTGGTTAAATTTCTGCAGGCAATGGAGCAAAACAAGGCTGACTGGAATGCTCTCTTTGAGCCTTACCCTTTCTTTGAAGTGTATAAAAACTATTTGCAGATTGATATCACTGCTGAAAATGATGATGACCTTAGAAAATGGAAAGGTTGGGTAGAATCTCGACTTCGCCAGCTTACTTTGAAGGTAGAAGACTTGATTTACcattttgtttccttgtctATTTCTCATACTTTGTTTtgaattgatttgaattttttttctgttatatgCACACACTTCAGATTGAGAGACACACATTTGGTATGCTTCAATGCCACCCACATCCAAGTGATTTTTCAGACAAATCCAGACCATTCCATTTTTGTTACTTTATGGGCCTGCAACGGAAACAAGGTATGCCTGCAAATGAAGGCACACAATTTGATATAAGGGCAACCGTAGAGGAATTCAAACACTCTGTTGGCATGTATACGCTGTGGAAACCAGGAATGGAGATCCATGTATCTCATATAAGGCGCAAGAACATTCCTCTTTTTGTGTTCCCTGGTGGGGTTCGGGCTTCCCGCCCTGCGAAAGTAATTGGAGAGGGTAGGATGGTTACGAAACTGAAATCTGATTCTGCTGACAAATCGTGTGAAAGCACAGCAGGTGCTGTAGATGCAGTAGATgacaagaagagaaaattggATGATGATAATAACCCAAGAAATGCAAAGTGTTCTGCAATTACTGCCAGTGGGAGAGAAGCTGAGATGTCTGGAAATCGTAGCCTGCCTATCATTAGGCCATCTGGCACCACCACTACTACTACATGCTCCATGACAGGAAGTAGTATGAATGTGGATGCTCTAGAGGGAGGAAGACCTGAACGACTTGAAGCTGATTCACACTGCAATTTATCAAATGCAAAAAGTGACACTCAGATGCCTGCTCATAATGGTGGGGAAGCTGAGAGATCTGTAGGATGCAGCCCACCTATTAGACCCTTATCCTCTGGTGCTAGTTTATCATGCTCTAAAGAGGCAGAAAAGCTTGCCATTGAGAAGATCTCTGGTCCAGCACTTGCCCATCAGGATTTTCCAGAAGAACTTGATGAGCTTGAAGATGAATTCAATTCAGTGGATCAGGAAAAAACTTTTGGAGGGGGTACAAAAGGCAGCACAGATGATTCCTCGACAAAAAAGGCAGGAGTAGCAGGGAGTGGAATAAGTTCAACTAAAAGCTCCTTCCAGAATGGAAGCTCAGAAGAGCTTGAGGTTTGTTTTTCTAACTtgtcccccaccccctccccccacagCACACTTAGACCTCTAATTTACTTATAGTATTATGATCTGTTGGATGATTAAAAAGTTTATTACTCATGGCCATAGAAGTGACATATGGTAAACAAGAAATGGGACctgcatctttttttcttttaggttaTGGCGGGAAGTGATTAGATATTTTTAATAGAAGTTTTCTTAAACAAGAGGgaaatgtcattttattgtTAATATATTATCTATCTTTAACCAACAaataaaaaggggggagggatctACATGCCACTCATATGTATTGACATCTCTCACGCCAAGCCAATGAGCACATGTGAGGGAGTGCCTCACGATTTGTATGCGGAGGGTGTCCACATGGTCAGGTAGGAGAGTGTCAAAAGAGtgttaggaagaagaagagagtgtGAGACGGCATGTACCACTGGCTGTGCGCACATAATTGTCCCAGTAAAAAATTCAGTCTGAAGTGGTATTTTCAGTTAGCCATAGAATATGAAGTGTGTGCACAGCCACCTAGTGAGACATTTGTGACTACGGCTATTCAGATGAGCTGAAAGTGTTGTTTTCACTTGGTCGTTAGGGTCACACATTGAAGGTGGTCTCTGACACAAATGAATTTGGAaacagttcaaatttgatttcAGCAGTTCTGATGAAATTTTGCCTTTTCTGTTTTAAAGCCTGCTGAAATGGCTACGCCATTTGTTAATGCGCTGGCTGCTTCTACTTCCATGACACAACGGAAGCCTCTCATCAGGTATTCTAGTTTTTAATTTTTGCTGTAATGTGGATTAGCAGAAATGATTCATTTCACATAAGATAATCCATGGTCTGTTTGGTTagtttatggatttttttttgtactttgtAGGTTGAGCTTGAGTTCTATGGCGAAAGCTGCGGGTAATAGCTCTTGAGCACATACTGTGAGTTAAAAGAGAAGGTTGGGGAACTCCCATCGACTTGTTTCCCATTTCTCACTTATCTCCTTCCCAATGAGCCTGTCGAGGACTCTTTACTGCTAAGTTCCATTTTCAGGGTTCGGTCTGGATGCTGCTGATATTGATGTTGTAATATTTATATAACCAACAAAAGACAGTTGAAGCATAATGGACGATTAAGTGAATGCGGTGAATGCTTGTATCTGTTGTTATGAGATGCTTCTTATGCATAAAGAGGTTTTGCTATGACTTGAGTACTGAAGTGCTTTTGTTGAAGCCAATATGCTTaaagggttaaggtgggttaaGGTTTCCGACGACACTATCATAGAAATCGCAGCAACGAAAAGTCAGGAGAAGGATTTGTTAAGTATGTGACCCACATTTTATCTAGGAGAGAGGGGCGATCTCGACTTTTAGCGTGTGAGATTCgctttctttgatttgatgTGGGACATCCATTTCAAGGGACGATGGCCCATCTATTATATTGTGGATGCATGACAATTCTAACCAATGGATGGGGAGGGAAGTTTAGACTGTTCCCAGTTAAACTGAGTCATAAATCTTTCATGTGATAATCATAAtggaaaaattatatgattatccacttttaggtttgtttttataaaattatccaccaaaagtttcaattaataaaaatatccaaaatttggtttctcttacaaaactatccacttaaagtttaagttaaaaaaaatacccaaaattgagtttggtttTTAAAACTTTCCGCTCAAAGTTTCAGTTAGAAAAGTACCTGATTATTTGTGGAAGATGAAGAGTCactattttggatagttttgtgaactcaaacttgattttgggtatttttgttaattgaaactttaggtgggtagttttgtaaactcaaacttaattttgggtttttttgttaacttaagaTTTAAGTAGGTAATTTTGCAATGGAAAATTCAAAAGTGGGtgatcatataatttttttttttcattatcaaaagaaaaaaaaaaccttattttcttttataagggAGATAATGCTTTGAGCAAACAAGTTGCATAGAGGAGCACACCAATGTGGTTGAAACCCTAGACCTTCAACCTTCTAATCTGGTCTCGTGTCCCATGCATTAAGGGGAACTCTATTTCTGAGCTTACACCTGAGTTTGATAAGGAGCTCTAAAGGTTATGATTGCATTGCTTCAATCACCTCCTTGAAAGGGTTACATCCTCATCCATACTTTTGTATTTGACTTTGAGTGAGGTGCAATAAAATAGTATCACACATTAGAGCTTAGAGGGCACTAAGATCAATTTAtgtgagaaggaaagagagatagagaaaaaCTAACGAACCCTACCGCCTTTTAGAGTATATTTTCATtgatttagttatttatttataatggaTTTTCTAACCTTTTATTATACCACATGACCAATTATGTAAGAACTGACATTTTACATACGGATAATCTACAGACTTTGAGCTGATCTGCAACAtaacaatatattttttcttttgataaagaCCACATAACAATATTAGGCCATATGGAAAAGATTCCATTGAAGGAAGCCTTGCTCCATCACTATTCGAGTTAGCATGTCTCATTATCGTTTATTAGTCTTGCGAACTCTCTGTTTTTCGAATGGGAGCTTCCGgtttttacattaaaaaaaaaaaaaaaaaaaaaaaaaaaaaaaaggaaaagattccattgaagggtatttttgtaatcTCAAGAGAATGAAATTCTCGTCAGTagtttagggcccgtttgataatgtttctgtcgtttctgttttaagaaatggaagaaacataaattttcgtttctagaaatagaaatggaattgaaggtgtttgataagtcacatttctagaagtcgatagtaattAACGAAAAAATGATCacgagtcatttccagaaatgacgaaacaagttctatttattttgcctgggttgtttcttgaaacataaatcgataaaaatttcaatttctatttatgaaaataagtgaaataaaacaattttatcaaacaattTTTGTTCCCTTCTACCGTTTTTAAACAAAGAAACGAGAGAAACTCATTTTTTAAAACGTCATCAAACGGGCCTCAGATTCTCGCGATAAACTCAACGGCTCTAACCAGTAAGTCCCATCTTCGCTGAAGCGGCCATTTCAGCGTCCCATTTCCCCGCCAGATAAAAACTACCTCTCGATGGACTTATCTACTTCATCTGTTCCTCAGAAGATTCACGTCTTACTTCCCTCCAGAACTCAAATCAAAGACCCCAAAGCCTGGAATCCAATAATTCGAAACCATGTGAGGCTAAGAAACGACCAAGCAGTGCTCACTTGTTATACCCAAATGGAGGCATCAGGCGTTTTTCCTGATGTCTTCGTTATACCACTTGTCCTCAAGGCCTGTACCCGGTTAAAAGCGATCGAAAAAGGCAGGAAGATCCATTCAGATATTCAGGCCATGGGCTTAACTGAAGATGTTCGAATTCAGACTGCTCTTGTTGATTTTTACTGCAAGTGTGGGTTTCTTGAAGAAGCTGTTCATCTGTTCGAAGAAACGCCGAATAGAGACACAGTTTTTTGGAATGCTATGATTTGTGGGTATGTGGGTAATTCGCGGTACAAGGATGCTGTTTTGATGTTTGCACGGATGCAGGGTGAGAATCTGAGACCCAGTTCGGTTACTCTGGTGGGTCTGCTTTCGGCTTGTGGGGAACTCTTGGAGTTGAGACTAGGACAGGAGATACACTGTCATTGTTTGAGGAATGGGTTGTTTGATTCAGAATCTCATGTGGGCACTGCTTTGATCGGTTTTTACTCAAGATTTAATGTGAGGGTATCACGTCTTGTATTTGATTTGATGGTGGTCAGGAACATTGTATCATGGAATGCAATGATTTCTGGGTATGTTAATATGGAAGATTCCTCTGAAGCACAGAGACTTTTTAAATGGATGCCAATTGATGAAATCAGTCTGAATTCTGTTACAGTGTTGGTTACGGTTCAGTCTTGTACAAGCAATGGGTTTGCTGAATTTGGGAAGCAAATCCACCAGATTGCAATTAAAAATGGGTTTTCTTCTGATATATTCATAGTGAATGCTTTGCTTGTTATGTATGGCAAAAATGGGAGCCTAGAATCTTCACATAAACTTTTTGAGACCATTCCCACTACTAAAAGAGATGTTGCTTTATGGAATGCTATGCTGTCTGCGTTTAAAGAGTGTGGATCCTCTGATGAAGCTTTCCGAGCATTTGATAGAATGAGATCAGAAGGCATTAGAGAGAACGAAACAACAATTGCAATTCTATTGTCAATTTGTAACGACTCAGCTAATGGCTTGGAGGGGGGCAAAAGCTTGCATGCTCATGTAATCAAAAGCGGGATGGATATGGATGCAGCTCTTGGAAATGCTGTAATGGGAATGTACATTGATCTAGAATGTGTACACTCTGCCCAAAAAGTTTTTAATGAAATGAGTAGTACGAATGTATTGTCATGGAACACCATAATTCTGGCATTGGCTCATAACAAATTGACAGGTCTGGTTTGGTATCTGTTTGGACAGATGCGAGAATCCTGCATCAAACCCAACTCTTTCACAATGATTGCTGTTCTTGCTGCCTGCCAAGACAAGGCTTATTTGAATGTTGGCCGATCTATCCATGGTTATGTAATAAGACATGGTTTTGAAGTTCACACATCATTAAGCACTGCGCTTACTCAAATGTATATTAGCTGCGGTGATGAAGCAAGGGGTAGACAGCTTTTTGACGACTTTCCTAACAAAGATTTGATATCATGGAATGCCTTAATTTCCAGTTATATTCAGAATAACCAGCCTAACAAAGCTGTGTTACTCTTCCAGCAAATGATCTTGGAAGTGGAGCCAGATCCAGTCACAATTGTAAATGTCCTCACATCTTGTACTCATTTAGCCAATCTACCTCAAGGCCGATCGCTACATGCATTCATCATAAGAAAGGCTTTTGACTTGGTGTTTGACATCTCTGTGGGGAATTCTCTTGTGACGCTGTATGCACGATGTGGTGTTATGAGCAATGCTGAAATGGTCTTTAGAAGCCTACCAAGAACAGATGTTATCTCATGGAATGCCATGATTGCAGGATATGGTGTCCATGGGCATGGTGAAGAAGCTCTCCTTGCTTTCTCTCGAATGCTGGAATATGGTCTAAGACCCACAAGTGTAACATTTGTTTCGGTTTTGTCTGCTTGCAGCCATTCAGGTTTGATAGAGGAGGGTTGGCAGCATTTCCGTTCCATGGCTGAGGATTATGATGTAGTCCCAGATGTTGTTCACTATGCTTGCATGGTTGATCTGCTTGGACGTGGGGGTCGCTTGGGGGAAGCCAAGAATTTTATTGATTCCATGCCCATTCAACCAGATGCGTCTGTGTGGAGAGCTCTGCTTGGTGCTTGTCGGGTTTACTCAGACATTGAATTAGCCAAAACCATATTTCAGAAACTTGTTGAGTTAGAACCCATGAATGCTGGAAATTATATATTGTTATCTAATATATATGCTGCAGCAGGTCTTTGGGTGG
It encodes the following:
- the LOC122069610 gene encoding pentatricopeptide repeat-containing protein ELI1, chloroplastic-like; translation: MDLSTSSVPQKIHVLLPSRTQIKDPKAWNPIIRNHVRLRNDQAVLTCYTQMEASGVFPDVFVIPLVLKACTRLKAIEKGRKIHSDIQAMGLTEDVRIQTALVDFYCKCGFLEEAVHLFEETPNRDTVFWNAMICGYVGNSRYKDAVLMFARMQGENLRPSSVTLVGLLSACGELLELRLGQEIHCHCLRNGLFDSESHVGTALIGFYSRFNVRVSRLVFDLMVVRNIVSWNAMISGYVNMEDSSEAQRLFKWMPIDEISLNSVTVLVTVQSCTSNGFAEFGKQIHQIAIKNGFSSDIFIVNALLVMYGKNGSLESSHKLFETIPTTKRDVALWNAMLSAFKECGSSDEAFRAFDRMRSEGIRENETTIAILLSICNDSANGLEGGKSLHAHVIKSGMDMDAALGNAVMGMYIDLECVHSAQKVFNEMSSTNVLSWNTIILALAHNKLTGLVWYLFGQMRESCIKPNSFTMIAVLAACQDKAYLNVGRSIHGYVIRHGFEVHTSLSTALTQMYISCGDEARGRQLFDDFPNKDLISWNALISSYIQNNQPNKAVLLFQQMILEVEPDPVTIVNVLTSCTHLANLPQGRSLHAFIIRKAFDLVFDISVGNSLVTLYARCGVMSNAEMVFRSLPRTDVISWNAMIAGYGVHGHGEEALLAFSRMLEYGLRPTSVTFVSVLSACSHSGLIEEGWQHFRSMAEDYDVVPDVVHYACMVDLLGRGGRLGEAKNFIDSMPIQPDASVWRALLGACRVYSDIELAKTIFQKLVELEPMNAGNYILLSNIYAAAGLWVEVRKLRTQLKEKGLGKPPGNSWIVMRNQVHCFTAGDRSHPQSDKIYMKLSHLADSISAIGYVPDQRWVLHDLEDDEKEIKLLGHSEKLAISFGLLNTSGGRTILITKNLRICGDCHTFSKFVSKFVGRKIILRDASRFHHFSDGVCSCKDYW
- the LOC122069621 gene encoding nuclear poly(A) polymerase 1, producing MGSPGLSNRNNGQHLGVTEPISLGGPTEFDAIKTRELEKFLADAGLYESQEEAISREEVLGRLDQIVKKWIKTVSRAKGFNEQLVQEANAKIFTFGSYRLGVHGPGADIDTLCVGPRHATREEDFFIELHKMLAEMPEVTEIHPVPDAHVPVMKFKFDGVSIDLLYAKLSLWVIPEDLDISQDLVLHNADEQTVRSLNGCRVTDQILRLVPNIQNFRTTLRCMRFWAKRRGVYSNVAGFLGGINWALLAARICQLYPNALPSMLVSRFFRVYTQWRWPNPVMLCAIEEGSLGLPVWDPRRYPRDRLHTMPIITPAYPCMNSSYNVSSSTLRVMTEEFQRGNEICEAMEQNKADWNALFEPYPFFEVYKNYLQIDITAENDDDLRKWKGWVESRLRQLTLKIERHTFGMLQCHPHPSDFSDKSRPFHFCYFMGLQRKQGMPANEGTQFDIRATVEEFKHSVGMYTLWKPGMEIHVSHIRRKNIPLFVFPGGVRASRPAKVIGEGRMVTKLKSDSADKSCESTAGAVDAVDDKKRKLDDDNNPRNAKCSAITASGREAEMSGNRSLPIIRPSGTTTTTTCSMTGSSMNVDALEGGRPERLEADSHCNLSNAKSDTQMPAHNGGEAERSVGCSPPIRPLSSGASLSCSKEAEKLAIEKISGPALAHQDFPEELDELEDEFNSVDQEKTFGGGTKGSTDDSSTKKAGVAGSGISSTKSSFQNGSSEELEPAEMATPFVNALAASTSMTQRKPLIRLSLSSMAKAAGNSS